Proteins encoded within one genomic window of Solenopsis invicta isolate M01_SB chromosome 10, UNIL_Sinv_3.0, whole genome shotgun sequence:
- the LOC120358765 gene encoding uncharacterized protein LOC120358765, which yields MEKMYRQIRVHQDDLNFQRIFWINQNKDVITYQLTTVTYGLACAPFLALRTITQLIDDEGTKFPLAVPALTKGRYVDDIFGGSDSISHVKEIVDQVNSLCEAGGFPLQKWISNHPEILSSIPLEKQANSLLVQFDKSTTIHVLGLNWNPSLDTFYFSVTTSLPTIFTKRNILSTIAKIFDPLGLLSPIIITAKIFIQELWSIKLGWDDPLPQQISTKWSTFIKLFQDIPKLNFPRWINFNSTHPFELHGFCDASQKAMCATVYIRSTNQDGEIITELICSKTKVAPLKKMTIPRLELSGAVLLTKLISRVLQTLKPHHRTIFLWTDSIVVYTWINNHSSRWKEFVHNRVCYIHEALPQAIWKFIPGIDNPADCATRGLSPCQLIKHMIWWSGPTWLRQDPAAWPQAPQTVSHKENLEERASCKTQLDLKFGHVSHQ from the coding sequence ATGGAGAAAATGTATCGACAGATTCGAGTTCATCAAGATGACTTAAACTTTCAACGTATTTTTTGGATTAATCAAAATAAGGATGTCATCACTTATCAATTAACTACGGTAACATACGGACTAGCCTGTGCCCCATTTTTAGCTTTACGTACTATTACTCAACTTATCGATGACGAAGGCACTAAATTCCCTCTTGCTGTTCCTGCCCTTACCAAAGGAAGGTACGTTGACGATATATTCGGCGGTTCAGATTCTATTTCTCATGTTAAAGAAATAGTTGATCAAGTAAACTCATTATGCGAGGCTGGCGGTTTTCCACTCCAAAAATGGATTAGCAATCATCCGGAAATTCTCAGTTCTATTCCATTAGAAAAACAAGCAAATTCTCTACTTGTGCAATTTGACAAGTCTACTACGATTCACGTTCTAGGACTTAATTGGAATCCATCTCTTGATACCTTCTATTTCTCCGTTACTACATCCTTACCAACCATTTTTACTAAACGGAATATTTTGTCAACCATTGCCAAAATTTTTGATCCACTCGGATTGCTTTCTCCCATCATCATCacagcaaaaatttttattcaagagcTTTGGTCTATCAAACTTGGATGGGATGATCCTTTGCCTCAACAGATCTCAACAAAATGGAGTACATTTATCAAGTTGTTTCAAGACATACCCAAGTTAAATTTCCCTCGATGGATTAATTTCAATTCTACTCATCCTTTTGAACTTCATGGATTTTGTGACGCTTCACAAAAGGCTATGTGTGCTACAGTCTACATTCGGTCAACTAATCAAGATGGAGAAATTATTACAGAATTGATCTGCTCAAAGACGAAAGTTGCACCACTGAAGAAAATGACCATTCCTCGTTTAGAACTTTCAGGAGCGGTCCTTCTTACTAAACtaatctctcgtgttttacaaACTTTGAAGCCTCACCATCGCACTATATTTCTCTGGACCGACTCTATTGTTGTCTACACCTGGATAAATAATCATTCTTCTCGATGGAAGGAATTTGTACACAATCGCGTCTGCTACATCCACGAAGCTTTACCTCAGGCAATTTGGAAATTCATTCCTGGAATTGACAACCCAGCTGATTGTGCCACTAGAGGTTTATCACCTTgtcaattaattaaacatatgaTTTGGTGGTCAGGGCCGACTTGGCTCCGTCAAGATCCTGCTGCATGGCCCCAAGCACCGCAAACCGTATCTCACAAAGAAAATCTAGAAGAACGAGCTAGTTGCAAAACACAGCTCGATCTTAAATTTGGCCATGTCAGCCATCAATAG